In one Tachysurus vachellii isolate PV-2020 chromosome 24, HZAU_Pvac_v1, whole genome shotgun sequence genomic region, the following are encoded:
- the si:ch211-286b5.5 gene encoding guanine nucleotide-binding protein G(I)/G(S)/G(O) subunit gamma-5, which produces MSNNNATSTSLAVAHKAVKQLRLEASVRRIHVSQAATDLKNFCLQNAHKDPLLMGVPSGDNPFRPPKSCGLL; this is translated from the exons ATGTCGAACAACAACGCCACCAGTACGAGCCTGGCCGTCGCTCACAAGGCTGTGAAACAGCTGCGGCTCGAAGCCAGTGTCCGCCGAATCCAT GTCTCCCAGGCAGCTACAGATCTGAAGAATTTCTGCCTCCAGAACGCTCATAAAGACCCTCTGCTGATGGGTGTCCCATCCGGCGATAACCCCTTTCGCCCTCCCAAATCATGTGGCCTGCTCTGA
- the LOC132839505 gene encoding GTPase IMAP family member 7-like, with product MELNRKGESLYNSDIQELPRDLVTSFVNMETDASMDMNSSFNKEEPDHSSSSQEKEKKIQKKEEGQEKKNMYYKLKEMKEINTRLKEMLEELKTQLIEMDEESNILKGQLKEVTSQLTKKDEESKRLEERLQEANHTNRKLKKNIHSFIWLISILVLVPLGIGLYFHFEGHEVNHPELRLMLVGKTGAGKSASGNTILREEAFRVEASPASVTTICKVKNKLLDGKNITIIDTPGVLDTWLISNRKANHAHDCISMFSPKPHVFLLVIRLGRFTVEENNAVKWIQETFGEEALNFTFILFTGGDLLEKKPVENFISNSYELRNLVDTCKGRYHVFNNYDKSNRTQVTELLEKINVLLHLNMGYFYTKEHSNFKSKEMAIRQEEELKRKALKEGMQMEERRKINEMAMNLRDEQYEIKNLKAELEDAYQTSFWFKVSTGFLALILIIVFCRMK from the exons ATGGAGCTGAACAGAAAAGGAGAATCGCTTTATAACAG tGACATACAGGAACTTCCCAGAGATTTAGTGACATCTTTCGTGAACATGGAGACAGATGCATCTATGGACATGAATTCCAGTTTTAATAAAGAAGAACCAGATCATTCCAGCAGTTCACA agaaaaagaaaagaagatacaaaagaaagaagaaggacaggagaagaaaaacatgtaTTACAagttaaaggaaatgaaagaaatcaaCACCAGACTTAAGGAAATGTTAGAGGAACTGAAAACACAGTTGATTGAAATGGACGAGGAGAGCAATATACTTAAGGGACAGTTAAAGGAAGTGACTTCACAGTTGACTAAAAAGGACGAGGAGAGCAAAAGACTTGAGGAAAGGTTACAAGAGGCAAATCATACGAACAGGAAATTAAAG AAgaacattcattctttcatttggCTGATCTCCATTCTGGTTCTGGTTCCACTGGGTATTggattatattttcattttgaag GACATGAAGTGAATCATCCTGAGCTTCGACTGATGTTAGTGGGGAAAACTGGAGCAGGAAAGAGTGCATCAGGAAACACCATCCTGCGTGAAGAAGCCTTCAGAGTCGAGGCATCTCCTGCATCTGTGACCACAATCTGTAAGGTGAAGAACAAACTCCTGGATGGAAAAAACATCACCATAATTGACACTCCTGGTGTCTTGGACACATGGCTAATATCGAACCGAAAGGCCAATCATGCACATGATTGTATCTCCATGTTTTCTCCCAAACCTCATGTCTTCCTGTTGGTGATCAGGCTGGGAAGATTCACGGTGGAGGAGAACAATGCTGTGAAGTGGATTCAGGAGACCTTTGGAGAAGAAGCTCTGAATTTCACCTTTATTCTGTTCACTGGTGGAGATCTGCTGGAAAAAAAGCCAGTGGAAAACTTTATCAGTAATAGTTATGAGCTGCGGAATCTTGTAGATACCTGCAAAGGTAGATATCATGTTTTTAACAACTATGATAAAAGTAACCGCACACAAGTCACAGAGTTGTTAGAAAAGATCAATGTATTGCTACACTTGAACATGGGTTACTTTTACACAAAAGAGCATAGTAACTTTAAGAGCAAAGAGATGGCAATCAGACAGGAAGAGGAATTAAAGAGGAAAGCTTTGAAAGAAGGAATGCAAATGGAGGAGAGAAGGAAGATAAATGAGATGGCAATGAATCTGAGAGACGAGCAGTATGAGATCAAAAATCTGAAGGCAGAGTTAGAAGATGCATATCAGACATCTTTCTGGTTTAAGGTCTCAACTGGCTTCCTCGCTCTAATATTGATCATTGTGTTTTGCAGAATGAAGTAA